The Aedes aegypti strain LVP_AGWG chromosome 3, AaegL5.0 Primary Assembly, whole genome shotgun sequence genome contains a region encoding:
- the LOC5570545 gene encoding odorant receptor Or2, protein MWQPLRKFLAPGPELLSFGLQMLRFIGLWGDRRQVVRYLLVLFSEFIFLIGPKALLGSDKEGFDSTARNIGELIFLVEVCISIGIFASRRASFERLIVVLENILRRKWPRNLQDEIYRFHRRMEFFARAYALYIGFLLFLYNCVPIGSTIVKLIRFDESERSDFMLVVELQFFWFDIRRNVVHYAIYMAFCFVAVSCSAYQSTLKGSVIVVVTQYGSKLFELISKRIDAMRSIERAADRDRELREIVKLHGMALEYVQHLESTISFVMINQIMNCIFIWCLMMFYVSTNFGPNAANVMLLFLVLMGEMVVYCLNGTALSEQAAGVGHAIYNYPWYKESVAMQKNMQLMIQRAQRPTGITAAKFYFVNIERLGLVTQASYSYYLILKNRF, encoded by the exons ATGTGGCAgccgttgagaaaattcctcGCCCCGGGGCCGGAACTGCTTTCATTCGGTTTACAAATGCTACGCTTCATTGGACTTTGGGGTGACCGGCGACAAGTGGTACGTTATCTACTGGTCCTTTTCAGTGAGTTTATTTTCCTGATCGGCCCAAAAGCGCTTCTCGGTTCGGACAAGGAAGGATTCGACTCGACGGCCCGTAATATCGGGGAGCTGATCTTTCTGGTCGAGGTTTGCATCTCGATTGGCATTTTTGCCAGTCGGCGGGCTTCGTTCGAACGCTTGATCGTGGTTCTGGAGAACATTCTTCGCCGGAAGTGGCCCCGAAATCTACAGGACGAAATATACCGCTTTCACCGAAGGATGGAGTTTTTCGCCCGAGCCTATGCGCTGTATATAGGATTTCTGCTGTTCCTGTACAACTGTGTTCCGATAGGGTCAACAATCGTCAAACTAATCCGCTTCGACGAGTCGGAAAGAAGTGATTTCATGTTGGTGGTTGAACTACA ATTTTTCTGGTTCGACATTCGACGCAATGTGGTTCACTACGCTATCTACATGGCATTCTGCTTCGTGGCGGTAAGTTGTTCAGCTTACCAAAGCACCCTCAAAGGTTCGGTTATCGTGGTGGTGACTCAATATGGTTCCAAGTTGTTTGAGCTCATTAGCAAGCGGATCGATGCCATGCGAAGCATCGAAAGGGCCGCTGACCGGGATCGTGAACTTCGGGAGATTGTCAAGCTGCATGGTATGGCTTTGGAGTACGTACAACATTTGGAGTCCACGATCAGCTTCGTTATGATAAATCAGATCATGAACTGCATTTTCATTTGGTGCTTGATGATGTTCTACGTTTCGACG AACTTTGGCCCCAATGCAGCAAACGTGATGCTTCTCTTCTTGGTGCTGATGGGGGAAATGGTGGTCTACTGTTTGAACGGAACTGCTCTCAGTGAACAA GCGGCCGGTGTTGGTCATGCAATCTACAACTACCCTTGGTACAAAGAATCGGTGGCAATGCAGAAGAACATGCAGCTAATGATTCAACGGGCTCAACGACCGACCGGCATTACGGCAGCCAAATTTTACTTCGTGAACATCGAACGGCTCGGATTGGTCACCCAGGCGTCGTATTCTTACTATTTGATTCTGAAGAATAGATTCTAG